The following are encoded together in the Variovorax sp. PBS-H4 genome:
- a CDS encoding nuclear transport factor 2 family protein, whose translation MTNEWTDRLAIRDLVENWAVWRDAGDWERFATVWHHDGVMNATWFQGPASEFIRVTKEGWARGVSILHFLGGTSIDLAGDRAIAQTKMTISQRGDVQGVACDVVCTGRFYDFFERRDGRWGLVVRQPIYEKDRVDPIDPDAKLVLDQTAISQFPAGYRHLAYIQTQIGYQVKLDMPQLGGAEVEALYARGKGWLAGKPL comes from the coding sequence ATGACCAATGAATGGACCGACCGCCTCGCGATCCGCGATCTCGTCGAGAACTGGGCCGTGTGGCGCGATGCCGGCGACTGGGAGCGCTTCGCCACCGTGTGGCACCACGACGGCGTCATGAACGCGACGTGGTTCCAGGGCCCCGCGTCCGAGTTCATCCGCGTGACGAAGGAAGGCTGGGCGCGCGGCGTCAGCATCCTGCACTTCCTCGGCGGGACCTCGATCGACTTGGCCGGCGATCGCGCGATCGCGCAGACCAAGATGACCATCTCCCAGCGCGGCGACGTGCAGGGAGTGGCCTGTGACGTGGTCTGCACCGGCCGCTTCTACGACTTCTTCGAGAGGCGCGACGGCCGTTGGGGCCTCGTCGTTCGTCAGCCGATCTATGAGAAGGACCGCGTCGATCCGATCGACCCGGACGCGAAGCTCGTGCTCGATCAGACCGCGATCTCGCAGTTCCCGGCGGGCTACCGGCACCTGGCCTACATCCAGACGCAGATCGGCTACCAGGTCAAGCTCGATATGCCGCAGCTCGGGGGAGCCGAAGTCGAAGCGCTCTATGCGCGCGGCAAGGGCTGGCTCGCCGGCAAGCCACTCTGA
- a CDS encoding PDR/VanB family oxidoreductase has protein sequence MELELTGKRELSSGVASLTLQRPDRGPLPTWRAGAHLELSLPGGMARQYSLCGDAQNTNAYELAVLREPAGRGGSAAVHDLLRTGDRVQVRGPRNHFELASASRYLFIAGGIGVTPILPMLCAAERAGADWRFLYGGRSRSSMAFLDALAHWGERVQIRPQDECGLLDVEAFMGQARTDTLVYSCGPAPLLAAVQRAGRAGAWKPDQLRMESFGAAIPREGQAAGSAFSVVLARSGVTVAVEPGQSILAAIADAGIHVASSCGTGVCGTCESRILEGIPDHRDSLLSETEKSEGQFMLICVSRASSACITLDL, from the coding sequence ATGGAGCTTGAACTCACCGGCAAGCGTGAGTTGTCATCCGGTGTTGCGAGCTTGACCTTGCAACGCCCGGATCGTGGGCCGCTACCGACATGGCGAGCGGGCGCGCATCTGGAGCTGAGTCTGCCAGGCGGCATGGCGCGCCAGTACTCGCTGTGCGGCGATGCACAGAACACCAACGCCTATGAATTGGCCGTTTTGCGCGAGCCCGCCGGGCGCGGCGGATCTGCCGCGGTCCACGACTTGCTGCGCACGGGTGACCGGGTGCAGGTACGCGGCCCGCGCAACCATTTTGAACTCGCCTCTGCAAGCCGCTACCTGTTCATTGCAGGCGGCATCGGCGTGACGCCGATCCTTCCCATGCTGTGCGCAGCGGAACGAGCCGGCGCCGACTGGAGGTTTCTCTACGGCGGCCGCAGCCGAAGCTCCATGGCCTTTCTTGACGCGTTGGCCCACTGGGGCGAGCGGGTGCAGATCCGCCCACAGGATGAATGTGGCCTCCTGGACGTGGAGGCGTTCATGGGCCAGGCCCGCACCGACACCTTGGTCTACAGCTGCGGACCGGCGCCGCTGCTCGCGGCCGTGCAGAGGGCCGGCCGGGCAGGTGCCTGGAAGCCAGACCAGTTGCGCATGGAAAGTTTCGGTGCCGCCATACCCCGAGAAGGCCAGGCCGCAGGCAGCGCTTTCTCGGTCGTCCTGGCCCGCTCGGGCGTTACGGTGGCCGTGGAGCCCGGTCAGTCGATCCTTGCGGCCATTGCCGACGCCGGCATCCACGTGGCCTCGTCCTGCGGCACCGGCGTGTGCGGCACCTGCGAGTCGCGGATCCTCGAGGGGATCCCAGACCATCGCGACAGCCTGCTGTCGGAGACCGAGAAGAGTGAAGGGCAGTTCATGCTGATCTGTGTCTCGCGGGCATCTTCGGCGTGTATCACGCTGGATCTGTAG
- a CDS encoding cytochrome P450 encodes MIDFKQLNDPVFLQGDRMPVYRQLREEQPALELLDQERQPFWLVSRHADVQALLRQPEARVQPPGMDTPAWLAPGPAMDRMKANLAQTDAPVHTRLRKLLSPLFMPRRVESLRAIAAESVQRALQAVPSDGQPFDVVQQMASQVPQGVTCHLLGIPAQDWSALVSKQHDFLLIFSSFRISDEEQRRLDAVVAFYMAYFQSLLGSGSPRSEFVELLLEAESRNELSRKELLSIMHTVLDAGYETTRTSIANAIEVLAVNPALYARLRAEPERVPNAVEELLRYRTPIHVRNRFLATDYTTSNGVQIPAGANVLLMLASANRDAAVFEAPDEMDPGRRNANAHQAFGGGMHHCLGGPIARIQLQETLRGILEHVETIAPGDKAGERYPSLKFPALAKLDVRFQFAGRGRETT; translated from the coding sequence ATGATCGATTTCAAACAGCTCAACGATCCCGTGTTCCTGCAGGGCGACCGCATGCCGGTCTATCGGCAACTGCGCGAAGAACAGCCCGCGCTGGAACTGCTCGACCAAGAGCGCCAGCCGTTCTGGCTCGTGTCTCGGCACGCCGACGTCCAGGCGCTGCTGCGCCAGCCCGAGGCACGTGTGCAGCCGCCCGGCATGGACACGCCTGCCTGGCTCGCACCCGGCCCGGCGATGGACCGGATGAAGGCCAACCTCGCTCAGACCGACGCGCCAGTGCACACGCGCCTGCGCAAGCTGCTGAGCCCCTTGTTCATGCCGCGCAGGGTGGAGAGCCTGCGTGCGATCGCGGCCGAAAGTGTGCAGCGGGCGCTGCAAGCCGTGCCTTCAGACGGCCAGCCATTCGACGTCGTGCAGCAGATGGCATCACAGGTGCCGCAGGGCGTCACTTGCCACCTGCTGGGCATCCCAGCGCAGGACTGGAGCGCGTTGGTGTCGAAGCAGCATGACTTCCTGCTGATCTTCTCTTCGTTCCGGATCTCCGATGAGGAGCAGCGGCGGCTCGATGCGGTCGTTGCGTTCTATATGGCGTATTTCCAGTCGCTGCTCGGCAGTGGCTCGCCTCGCTCGGAGTTCGTCGAACTGCTGCTCGAAGCCGAGTCCCGTAACGAGCTCTCGCGCAAAGAGTTGCTGTCGATCATGCACACGGTGCTGGACGCGGGATACGAGACGACCCGTACTTCGATCGCCAATGCGATCGAAGTACTTGCAGTCAATCCCGCGCTCTATGCGCGGCTTCGGGCCGAGCCGGAGAGGGTACCCAATGCAGTCGAGGAACTCCTCCGCTACCGCACGCCGATCCATGTGCGCAACCGCTTCCTGGCGACGGACTACACCACCTCCAATGGCGTGCAGATCCCGGCCGGCGCGAACGTGTTGCTGATGCTGGCCTCGGCAAACCGCGACGCTGCCGTGTTCGAGGCGCCTGACGAGATGGATCCGGGGCGGCGCAACGCCAACGCGCACCAAGCCTTTGGCGGCGGCATGCACCACTGCCTGGGCGGGCCGATAGCGCGCATCCAGTTGCAGGAGACCTTGCGCGGGATCTTGGAGCACGTGGAGACGATCGCGCCGGGGGACAAGGCGGGCGAACGCTACCCGTCCCTCAAGTTCCCTGCGCTGGCCAAGCTCGACGTGCGTTTCCAATTCGCCGGCCGCGGACGGGAGACAACATGA
- a CDS encoding Bug family tripartite tricarboxylate transporter substrate binding protein: MITRRQLLHVPLATAIALPALAQQGWRPAKTITILVPYPAGGLMDAIGRRIATSLSASFKVPVIVDNKPGANTMIGAAAVAKAAADGHTLLLTTDASITINPYLYRKMSYDAERDFAPVTMLCNTVECLIAHPKVPAATLPEFIAWARREGNKVNYGSFGIGSNAHLAGAELQQYLGTELNHVPYKGQADLYQALLVNDIQFVIGTTGVATQYIHEGRLKLIAPLRPKRAPQFPEVPSAAEQGVPIGHGGAWFGFLAPARTPPAAIDVLAREIGVAAQDRDFQTHQVLNQGLELSQSGPQAMALRLQKDRQYYSALIERLRVKLD, translated from the coding sequence ATGATCACGCGCCGCCAGTTGCTGCACGTGCCCTTGGCCACAGCCATCGCGCTCCCAGCACTTGCGCAGCAGGGCTGGAGGCCCGCCAAGACCATCACCATCCTCGTGCCGTATCCGGCAGGCGGTCTGATGGACGCGATCGGGCGCAGGATCGCAACCTCGCTTTCGGCCTCGTTCAAAGTGCCTGTGATCGTGGACAACAAGCCGGGTGCCAACACCATGATCGGTGCAGCGGCCGTCGCCAAGGCCGCCGCGGACGGCCATACGCTGCTGCTGACCACAGACGCGTCGATCACCATCAACCCCTACCTGTACCGCAAGATGTCCTACGACGCCGAGCGCGATTTCGCGCCGGTCACCATGCTGTGCAACACGGTGGAGTGCCTGATCGCGCACCCCAAGGTGCCGGCGGCGACACTGCCCGAGTTCATCGCCTGGGCGAGGCGCGAGGGCAACAAGGTCAACTACGGCTCCTTCGGCATCGGCAGCAATGCCCATCTGGCGGGCGCCGAACTTCAGCAGTACCTGGGAACCGAACTGAACCACGTGCCGTACAAGGGTCAGGCCGATCTTTACCAGGCGCTTCTGGTCAACGACATCCAGTTTGTCATCGGCACGACCGGCGTCGCCACGCAGTACATCCACGAAGGCCGGCTCAAGCTGATTGCGCCGCTGCGGCCGAAGCGGGCACCGCAGTTCCCGGAGGTTCCATCGGCCGCCGAGCAAGGCGTCCCCATTGGCCACGGAGGGGCTTGGTTCGGATTTCTCGCCCCCGCTCGGACGCCCCCGGCCGCCATCGACGTGCTGGCACGCGAGATCGGTGTCGCGGCGCAGGACCGCGACTTCCAGACCCACCAGGTCTTGAACCAAGGATTGGAGCTTTCGCAGAGCGGACCCCAGGCCATGGCGTTGCGGCTGCAGAAAGACCGCCAGTACTACAGCGCTCTGATCGAGCGTTTGCGCGTCAAGCTCGATTGA
- a CDS encoding TauD/TfdA dioxygenase family protein, with amino-acid sequence MTPTLTPLHHCLGYLVEGLDTSRPLAPGVQELLRGALATRGLLVFRDQQLGDEQQVAFARIFGRISKQGPIQRISPDATYVSNVRRDGAFGDVELNFHSDQMYFDHPLKAIMLYGIEVPSEGGETLFSNSAAAVERMPSTLREQLAGRSVLASLDYGALRYGDELRSQVQVQVAQATHPAIAVHQASGQTIHMMSPDTTRLIEGYDADTSAELIAQVSDIVADEAYVYRHVWRAGDLIVWDNTLLQHARSKFAPSAPRTLRRCAIASDNEPVEVPPALVEGVPA; translated from the coding sequence ATGACCCCCACACTCACCCCTCTGCACCATTGCCTGGGCTACCTGGTCGAGGGCCTCGACACCTCGCGCCCGCTGGCACCAGGCGTGCAGGAACTGCTGCGTGGCGCATTGGCCACGCGCGGATTGCTCGTGTTTCGCGACCAGCAACTCGGCGACGAACAGCAGGTGGCCTTCGCCCGCATCTTCGGGCGCATTTCCAAGCAGGGCCCCATCCAGCGCATCAGCCCGGATGCGACCTATGTGTCGAACGTGCGGCGCGACGGCGCCTTCGGTGACGTAGAGCTCAATTTCCACTCGGACCAGATGTACTTCGACCATCCGTTAAAGGCCATCATGCTGTACGGCATCGAGGTCCCCTCGGAAGGGGGCGAGACGCTGTTCTCCAACTCGGCAGCCGCCGTGGAGCGCATGCCGTCGACGTTGCGCGAGCAGCTTGCCGGACGCTCGGTACTGGCCAGCCTGGACTATGGCGCCTTGCGCTATGGCGACGAGCTGCGCAGCCAGGTGCAAGTCCAGGTGGCGCAGGCCACGCATCCGGCCATCGCCGTGCACCAGGCATCGGGGCAGACCATCCACATGATGAGCCCGGACACCACGCGCTTGATCGAAGGCTACGACGCTGACACGTCGGCTGAGTTGATCGCGCAGGTGTCGGACATCGTGGCGGACGAAGCGTACGTCTACCGCCACGTGTGGCGCGCAGGAGACCTTATCGTCTGGGACAACACGTTGCTGCAGCACGCCCGGTCGAAGTTCGCACCCAGCGCCCCGCGTACCCTGCGCCGTTGCGCGATCGCCAGCGACAATGAACCCGTCGAAGTGCCTCCTGCCCTGGTCGAAGGGGTGCCGGCATGA
- a CDS encoding flavin reductase family protein, translating into MDTLSATRMTFIDTQDARQLKPSLFNAIVAPRPIGWISTVDAHGRANLAPFSYFNGISPAPPMVMFTCNAPPDRTEKDTVANVRVVPEFVVNFVSFAQRDAMNMSSATVPAEHDEFELAGLQALPSHSVRPPRVAGAPAHLECRLVRIVDIEPQGPGERRSSLVIGRVVGVHVDERYLGPEQRFDTVLANPLVRLGGFTYATVGQTMEIGRPQWPG; encoded by the coding sequence ATGGACACCCTTTCAGCCACACGCATGACCTTCATCGACACCCAGGATGCGCGGCAGCTCAAGCCCTCGCTGTTCAACGCCATCGTGGCGCCACGCCCGATTGGCTGGATCAGCACGGTCGATGCGCACGGCCGCGCCAACTTGGCTCCGTTCTCGTACTTCAACGGCATCTCGCCAGCGCCGCCGATGGTGATGTTCACTTGCAATGCGCCACCCGATCGGACCGAAAAAGACACGGTTGCCAACGTGCGCGTGGTACCCGAATTTGTCGTCAACTTCGTGTCTTTCGCGCAGCGCGACGCGATGAACATGAGTTCGGCCACGGTTCCGGCGGAACATGACGAATTCGAGCTTGCAGGCCTGCAGGCGCTGCCGTCACACAGCGTGCGCCCACCCCGAGTGGCCGGCGCGCCCGCGCACCTCGAATGCCGCCTCGTGCGCATCGTCGACATCGAGCCCCAAGGGCCGGGTGAGCGTCGCAGCAGCCTCGTCATCGGCCGCGTGGTCGGGGTGCACGTGGACGAACGCTACCTGGGGCCAGAGCAGCGCTTCGACACCGTGCTGGCGAATCCGCTCGTGCGCCTCGGCGGCTTCACCTATGCCACTGTCGGCCAGACGATGGAGATCGGCCGCCCCCAGTGGCCAGGATGA
- the hpaH gene encoding 2-oxo-hept-4-ene-1,7-dioate hydratase, with translation MFDERLIAELAAELQHAETSRVQVTHFSKRYPDMTIADGYAVARAWVRMKVGAGRIVRGHKIGLTSRAMQQASQITEPDYGTLLDDMFIEQGADIPADRFIAPRVEVELAFVLGRPLRGPHTSICDVLAATDYVVPAIEIIDARIEQLDRETRAMRKVFDTIADNAANAGIVVGGRPVRPDALDLRWVSALLYRNGVIEESGVAAAVLNHPAAGVAWLANKLAPWGESLAAGEVVLGGSFTRPVHAAAGDSFHADYGALGSIAFRFV, from the coding sequence ATGTTTGACGAACGTCTGATCGCTGAACTCGCTGCAGAACTGCAGCACGCCGAAACCTCGCGGGTGCAGGTGACGCACTTCTCCAAAAGATATCCGGACATGACGATTGCCGACGGTTACGCCGTGGCGCGCGCCTGGGTTCGCATGAAGGTCGGCGCCGGGCGCATCGTGCGTGGCCACAAGATCGGCCTGACTTCGCGCGCCATGCAGCAGGCCAGCCAGATCACCGAACCCGACTATGGAACGTTGCTCGATGACATGTTCATCGAACAGGGCGCCGACATTCCTGCTGACCGTTTCATCGCGCCACGCGTGGAGGTGGAGCTTGCCTTCGTCCTGGGCCGGCCCCTGCGCGGCCCCCATACGAGCATCTGCGACGTGCTGGCTGCAACCGACTACGTGGTGCCCGCCATCGAGATCATTGATGCGCGCATCGAGCAGCTCGACCGTGAAACGCGGGCCATGCGCAAGGTGTTCGACACCATCGCCGACAACGCCGCCAACGCCGGCATCGTCGTCGGCGGTCGCCCTGTCCGGCCCGATGCCCTTGATTTGCGCTGGGTCAGCGCGCTGCTGTATCGCAATGGTGTGATCGAGGAATCCGGCGTCGCGGCGGCGGTGCTGAACCACCCGGCAGCCGGAGTGGCCTGGCTCGCCAACAAGCTGGCGCCTTGGGGCGAGTCGCTTGCGGCAGGCGAGGTGGTGCTGGGCGGCTCGTTCACTCGGCCGGTGCATGCGGCTGCGGGAGACAGCTTCCATGCCGACTACGGCGCCTTGGGCTCCATTGCATTCCGATTCGTGTGA
- a CDS encoding nuclear transport factor 2 family protein, whose translation MTVQAQLSDLLDERQALRCVVDFYACLDRGDGVGGAACFALDGVWERDSGPVGGRAAIAQALAGRPPGRRTAHTALNFQFLPRNNGQATLSFTLVAYEATVEDAAAVPVGRLAGIRHCCDTLVRVDGAWLIQHKTSTPWMRHQGSR comes from the coding sequence ATGACGGTTCAGGCACAACTGTCCGATCTGCTCGACGAACGCCAGGCGCTCCGGTGCGTTGTCGATTTCTACGCCTGCCTGGACCGCGGTGACGGTGTTGGCGGCGCGGCCTGTTTCGCCTTGGACGGTGTCTGGGAGCGCGACAGCGGCCCGGTCGGTGGCCGTGCCGCCATCGCGCAGGCGTTGGCGGGCCGCCCCCCTGGCCGCCGAACGGCGCACACGGCGTTGAACTTCCAGTTCCTCCCGCGGAACAACGGTCAAGCCACGCTGAGCTTCACGCTGGTTGCCTATGAAGCCACCGTCGAAGATGCCGCGGCGGTGCCGGTTGGCAGGCTGGCCGGTATCCGCCACTGCTGCGACACCCTGGTACGGGTGGACGGTGCCTGGTTGATCCAGCACAAGACATCAACGCCATGGATGCGGCACCAAGGCTCCCGCTGA
- a CDS encoding fumarylacetoacetate hydrolase family protein, with the protein MRLASFIAPDGRPAFGALSADGARLSNLATGEVPDLRTALGSWDSDELRRRVAQARHDIALADIRWLPPIPQPGKILCVGLNYAAHAGEAEREMPRHPSVFTRFADTLVGHGQPIHVPRCSTQLDYEAELAVVIGRGGRHLRQEEASAAIAGYACFAENSVRDYQKHTGQVTPGKNFHASGGWGPWLVTVDEVPDVNGLEVVSRLNGREMQRDSVAHLIYSIAQIVAYVSEFTPLAPGDLIATGTPAGVGSLRKPPVFMTAGDVLEVEVTSLGTLRLPVIAEPA; encoded by the coding sequence TTGAGACTTGCCAGCTTCATCGCCCCGGACGGACGCCCGGCTTTCGGTGCACTGTCTGCCGACGGCGCCCGCCTGAGCAACCTCGCTACCGGCGAGGTGCCGGACTTGCGCACCGCGCTGGGCTCATGGGACAGCGATGAGCTGCGGCGCAGGGTTGCGCAGGCACGCCACGACATCGCGCTCGCCGACATCCGCTGGCTGCCACCCATTCCCCAGCCCGGCAAGATCCTTTGCGTCGGCCTCAATTACGCTGCCCACGCAGGTGAGGCCGAGCGCGAGATGCCTCGCCATCCCTCGGTGTTCACGCGCTTTGCCGACACGCTGGTGGGCCATGGTCAACCCATTCATGTGCCCCGGTGCTCCACGCAGCTTGACTACGAGGCCGAACTGGCAGTGGTGATCGGCCGTGGCGGGCGGCACCTTCGTCAGGAGGAGGCCTCTGCTGCGATCGCAGGCTATGCCTGCTTCGCCGAGAACTCTGTGCGCGACTACCAAAAGCATACGGGCCAGGTCACACCCGGCAAGAACTTCCACGCCAGCGGGGGATGGGGTCCTTGGCTTGTCACCGTCGACGAGGTGCCGGATGTCAATGGGCTGGAGGTCGTCAGCCGCCTCAATGGTCGGGAAATGCAGCGGGACAGCGTTGCTCATCTGATCTATTCCATTGCCCAGATCGTTGCCTACGTGTCCGAGTTCACCCCCCTCGCGCCTGGCGATCTGATCGCGACCGGAACGCCGGCCGGCGTGGGCTCCCTGCGCAAGCCGCCGGTGTTCATGACCGCCGGCGACGTGCTCGAGGTCGAAGTGACCTCGCTTGGAACGCTCCGCTTGCCCGTCATCGCAGAGCCTGCCTGA
- a CDS encoding LysR family transcriptional regulator, protein MPAHTLDLNLLRVFESIYRMRNLSEVARHVHLTQPAVSHALRRLRDSLGDPLFVRSVNGLQPTPRSEQLIEPVRQALRLIEDSVSSSGVFEPAKCTREFQLLLSDVGELVFLPRLLRHLRQHTPAASAVVVQASRVQYEAMLRERVADIAIGHLPNMPATLKQRSLFRDDYVVLRTRPARKRRRALTLEEYVRSVHIEVDPPGSLQRPVQMVMESLGLQHRVVLRVPHFFAVPSILLQTDLLVTVPRSVARNIRNADDLEICDVPFAMPPLDIRMYWHLRQDADPAHRWLRNAMVALFSSSSTAGS, encoded by the coding sequence ATGCCCGCCCACACCCTGGACCTCAACCTTCTGAGAGTGTTCGAGTCCATCTACCGGATGCGCAATCTGAGCGAAGTGGCGCGCCATGTGCATCTGACGCAACCCGCCGTCAGTCATGCCTTGCGTCGCCTGCGTGACAGCCTGGGCGACCCTCTGTTTGTGCGAAGCGTGAACGGCTTGCAGCCCACCCCGCGCAGCGAACAACTGATCGAGCCGGTGCGCCAAGCCCTGCGTCTGATCGAGGACTCGGTCAGCAGCTCCGGTGTGTTTGAGCCAGCAAAGTGCACGCGCGAGTTCCAGCTGCTGCTGTCCGACGTCGGGGAGTTGGTATTCCTGCCGCGCCTGCTGCGTCATTTGCGCCAGCACACGCCGGCTGCGTCGGCGGTCGTGGTGCAGGCCTCACGCGTGCAATACGAAGCCATGCTGCGCGAACGCGTTGCCGACATTGCCATCGGCCACTTGCCGAACATGCCTGCGACGCTCAAGCAAAGGTCCTTGTTCCGGGACGACTATGTCGTGCTGCGCACACGCCCTGCGCGTAAACGGCGCCGCGCACTCACGCTCGAGGAATACGTCCGCTCCGTGCACATCGAGGTCGATCCTCCGGGTTCGCTGCAACGGCCCGTCCAGATGGTCATGGAGTCACTCGGCCTGCAGCATCGCGTGGTCCTGCGTGTGCCGCACTTCTTCGCGGTGCCCAGCATATTGCTGCAGACGGACCTGCTCGTCACAGTTCCGCGCTCGGTGGCGCGCAACATCCGAAATGCCGATGATCTGGAGATCTGCGACGTCCCCTTTGCGATGCCACCACTGGACATCAGGATGTACTGGCATCTGCGCCAGGACGCTGATCCGGCGCATCGCTGGCTGCGAAACGCCATGGTCGCGCTTTTCAGCAGTTCGTCGACGGCCGGATCTTAG
- a CDS encoding LysR family transcriptional regulator, which produces MEWNDVRIFLEVARGRSFGEAARRLDVSHPTVGRRIKVLEDEARQPLFRRTKDGLVLTDAGDAVLALAESMEDSAMSMERRLTGNDQRLEGILRISSADWFAGYVLAPVLAELTRLHPAVVPEVIASYRLLDLSRRDADVAFRIVPFSEPDIVQRRLMRISYGVYASAETVRALHDDPASAGVILMNTAQSHFPDVAWVLDRFPRSRRVFTSTSRSVQAQMCLRGVGIAVLPRPLGDAVSGLQRIDTPDHPPTRDIWVGYHQDLRHMDRLRAMLDIADTMLSASERA; this is translated from the coding sequence ATGGAATGGAATGACGTCCGCATCTTTCTGGAGGTTGCACGCGGTAGGTCTTTCGGCGAGGCCGCCCGGCGTCTGGACGTGAGCCATCCGACCGTCGGGCGGCGAATAAAAGTGCTCGAGGACGAAGCCCGGCAGCCGCTTTTTCGTCGGACCAAGGACGGACTGGTGCTTACGGACGCCGGCGACGCCGTGCTGGCGCTGGCGGAGTCCATGGAGGATTCCGCGATGTCCATGGAAAGGCGGCTGACCGGCAATGACCAGCGGCTCGAAGGCATCCTGCGGATCTCGTCAGCGGACTGGTTCGCCGGCTATGTCCTGGCGCCGGTCCTGGCCGAGTTGACGCGCCTTCATCCCGCTGTCGTGCCGGAGGTGATTGCAAGCTATCGATTGCTCGATCTTTCGCGTCGCGACGCCGACGTCGCCTTTCGCATCGTGCCCTTCAGCGAACCCGATATTGTCCAGCGCCGCCTGATGCGCATTTCATACGGTGTCTATGCTTCGGCCGAGACCGTACGGGCGTTGCATGACGATCCGGCATCAGCCGGGGTCATTCTCATGAATACCGCGCAGTCGCATTTCCCCGATGTAGCCTGGGTGCTGGACAGGTTTCCACGTTCCAGGCGTGTCTTCACGAGCACCAGCCGGTCGGTCCAGGCACAGATGTGCCTGAGGGGCGTGGGTATCGCGGTACTGCCAAGGCCGCTCGGCGATGCAGTCTCCGGATTGCAGCGCATCGACACGCCGGATCACCCTCCGACGCGGGATATTTGGGTTGGCTACCATCAAGACCTGCGGCACATGGATCGCCTGCGGGCGATGCTGGATATCGCCGACACGATGCTGTCGGCTTCCGAGCGTGCATGA
- a CDS encoding MFS transporter, protein MTTLTPTAEAAAPDSRRWLALTVLLTGTLLPPLDFFIVNVALPAIRAGMQASSDVSQLVISVYATAYAVTLILGGRLGDLYGRKRVFVGGMLGFGVASALCGLAPSPGMLVVGRLLQGICAAIMAPQSLASIHAIFPASEKNGALSLYGATFGLASVGGQLLGGVLVSTSPWGLGWRTVFLINLPIIVFAVPAALVLLRESRAERSARLDVPGALLLAAGLLAFVVPLIEGREHNWPWWCMALLILSVPLLRSFWRYEKEQELAGRTPLLLPSLLAVRGLRRSLASTFFFYWLAAFFLVFAVYEQVGLGHDAMATGLAVLPLGVGFFLGPLCGPRIARKMGSRTAAFGMILEVLGLVMVAVLAFADVPSWLAFPLFLIGVGQGVALPALVRLNVDQVGTRWAGLASGLVNATLQISAAVSVAMIGGLFIVIAPDGASAQAARLGFSAASLAIAAALALAAGLSWSGD, encoded by the coding sequence ATGACTACGTTGACTCCAACTGCCGAGGCAGCAGCCCCTGATTCGCGCCGCTGGCTCGCCTTGACCGTCCTGCTGACCGGCACTCTCTTGCCACCATTGGATTTCTTCATCGTGAACGTGGCCCTGCCCGCCATTCGCGCGGGCATGCAAGCATCTTCGGACGTCTCGCAGCTGGTCATCTCGGTGTATGCCACAGCCTATGCCGTCACCCTGATCCTGGGCGGGCGTTTAGGTGACCTCTATGGTCGAAAGCGCGTATTCGTTGGGGGCATGCTCGGCTTTGGCGTCGCCTCGGCATTGTGTGGTCTGGCGCCATCGCCCGGCATGCTTGTCGTCGGTCGGCTGCTGCAAGGGATATGTGCGGCGATCATGGCGCCACAATCATTGGCGTCGATTCACGCGATCTTCCCGGCAAGCGAGAAAAACGGCGCGCTCAGTCTCTATGGCGCGACATTCGGCCTGGCTTCAGTGGGAGGCCAGTTGTTGGGGGGCGTGCTCGTTTCGACCAGCCCGTGGGGGCTGGGATGGCGCACCGTCTTCCTGATCAACCTCCCCATTATCGTGTTTGCTGTTCCAGCTGCATTGGTGCTGCTGCGTGAAAGCCGTGCCGAGCGTTCGGCTCGCCTGGACGTGCCGGGGGCGTTGCTGCTGGCGGCTGGCTTGCTGGCCTTCGTGGTACCGCTGATCGAAGGGCGGGAGCACAACTGGCCATGGTGGTGCATGGCGCTGCTGATTCTGAGCGTGCCGTTGTTACGGTCTTTCTGGCGATACGAAAAGGAACAGGAACTCGCCGGCAGGACGCCCTTGCTTCTACCTTCGCTTTTGGCCGTGCGCGGGCTGCGACGCAGCTTGGCGTCGACCTTCTTCTTCTATTGGCTCGCCGCGTTCTTCCTGGTGTTCGCGGTGTACGAACAGGTCGGTCTGGGTCACGACGCAATGGCCACCGGCCTGGCCGTCCTGCCACTCGGCGTTGGCTTCTTCCTCGGCCCACTGTGCGGCCCGCGCATTGCGCGGAAGATGGGCTCGCGCACGGCTGCGTTTGGCATGATCTTGGAGGTACTCGGTCTGGTCATGGTCGCGGTGCTGGCCTTTGCCGATGTGCCGTCCTGGCTCGCGTTTCCCCTGTTCCTGATCGGTGTCGGGCAAGGCGTTGCGCTTCCTGCGCTGGTGCGCTTGAACGTGGACCAGGTCGGAACACGTTGGGCGGGGCTGGCTTCGGGCCTGGTAAACGCCACCTTGCAGATCAGCGCTGCAGTAAGCGTTGCAATGATCGGAGGACTGTTCATCGTGATCGCGCCCGATGGTGCGAGCGCTCAAGCCGCGCGGCTCGGCTTTTCTGCAGCCTCATTGGCCATAGCCGCGGCACTCGCGCTGGCAGCCGGACTGAGCTGGAGTGGCGATTGA